One Helianthus annuus cultivar XRQ/B chromosome 12, HanXRQr2.0-SUNRISE, whole genome shotgun sequence genomic region harbors:
- the LOC110894351 gene encoding probable methyltransferase PMT2, protein MATKGNPGDNRTRSSVTIFIVVGLCCFFYLLGAWQRSGFGKGDSIALEVTKTGADCNIVPNLNFETHHGGDAKIDQSNKVKEFKPCSAKYTDYTPCHDQKRAMTFPRTDMIYRERHCPPQEQKLKCLIPAPKGYVTPFSWPKSRDYVPFANAPYKALTVEKAIQNWIQYEGNVFRFPGGGTQFPQGADAYIDQLASVIPIDNGTVRTALDTGCGVASWGAYLWKRNVVTMSFAPRDNHEAQVQFALERGVPAIVGVLGSIKLPYPSKAFDMAHCSRCLIPWGSNDGKYMMEVDRVLRPGGFWVLSGPPINWKNNYKSWQRPKEDLEEEQRNIEEVAKLLCWKKISEKGETAIWQKTSNPESCRGSEDAPGVNYCSDDPDDVWYKKMEKCVTPATSNADVEYKPFPERLNAIPPRIASGSVPGVSEDKYLEDNRQWKKHVNAYKKINSIIDSGRYRNIMDMNAGFGGFAAALESPKLWVMNVVPTLADNTLGVIYERGLIGIYHDWCEAFSTYPRTYDLIHANGLFTLYKDKCDFEDILIEMDRILRPEGAVILRDEVDVLMKVKSIAGAMRWDTKLMDHEDGPLIPEKILVAVKQYWVVGSNSTSSR, encoded by the exons ATGGCAACAAAGGGAAACCCAGGAGACAATCGAACAAGAAGTTCCGTTACTATATTCATAGTTGTCGGTTTATGTTGTTTCTTCTATCTATTGGGCGCATGGCAAAGAAGCGGTTTCGGTAAAGGCGACAGCATAGCGTTAGAGGTCACCAAAACCGGTGCCGATTGCAACATTGTTCCAAATCTCAACTTCGAGACCCATCACGGAGGTGACGCCAAGATTGACCAGTCAAACAAAGTCAAAGAATTCAAGCCATGCAGCGCTAAATACACCGATTACACCCCATGCCATGATCAGAAACGCGCTATGACGTTTCCAAGAACCGATATGATTTATCGAGAACGGCATTGTCCTCCTCAAGAACAGAAGTTGAAGTGTCTAATTCCTGCTCCTAAAGGCTACGTAACGCCGTTTTCATGGCCTAAGAGTCGGGATTACGTTCCGTTTGCTAATGCGCCTTATAAAGCGTTGACGGTTGAGAAGGCTATTCAAAATTGGATTCAATACGAGGGTAATGTGTTTAGGTTTCCGGGTGGCGGGACCCAGTTTCCTCAAGGGGCTGATGCTTATATTGATCAACTTGCGTCTGTAATCCCGATTGATAATGGGACTGTAAGGACTGCATTGGATACTGGTTGCGGG GTCGCGAGTTGGGGAGCATACTTATGGAAAAGAAATGTCGTAACAATGTCATTTGCTCCGAGAGACAATCACGAAGCACAAGTTCAATTTGCTCTTGAACGAGGTGTACCCGCCATTGTAGGTGTTCTTGGCTCAATAAAATTACCGTATCCATCTAAAGCTTTCGACATGGCCCACTGCTCTCGATGCTTGATTCCATGGGGATCAAACG ATGGGAAATACATGATGGAAGTTGATAGAGTACTTAGACCCGGTGGGTTTTGGGTGCTTTCTGGCCCACCGATTAACTGGAAAAACAATTACAAATCATGGCAACGGCCGAAAGAGGATCTTGAAGAAGAACAGAGGAATATTGAAGAGGTTGCTAAGCTTCTTTGCTGGAAGAAAATATCCGAAAAGGGTGAAACGGCTATTTGGCAAAAAACGTCAAATCCTGAGTCGTGTCGTGGTTCAGAAGATGCTCCTGGAGTTAATTATTGCTCCGACGATCCCGATGATGTTTG GTACAAGAAAATGGAGAAATGTGTAACGCCTGCAACCTCAAACGCTGACGTGGAATATAAACCATTTCCCGAAAGGCTCAACGCAATCCCGCCACGCATTGCTTCTGGGTCGGTTCCCGGAGTATCTGAAGATAAATACTTGGAAGATAACAGACAATGGAAGAAACATGTAAATGCatacaaaaaaattaatagtATTATTGATTCAGGAAGGTATAGAAACATCATGGATATGAATGCGGGTTTTGGAGGGTTTGCGGCTGCTCTTGAGTCTCCGAAATTGTGGGTTATGAATGTGGTCCCCACTTTGGCTGATAACACTCTTGGAGTTATATACGAACGTGGGCTTATTGGTATCTATCATGACTG GTGTGAAGCTTTTTCAACATACCCGCGGACATACGATCTCATTCATGCCAATGGTTTATTCACTTTATACAAGGACAA ATGTGATTTTGAAGACATTCTGATCGAAATGGACCGCATACTACGCCCAGAAGGCGCTGTTATTCTCCGTGACGAAGTAGACGTGCTAATGAAAGTGAAAAGCATTGCTGGGGCAATGAGATGGGATACAAAATTAATGGACCATGAAGACGGTCCCTTGATCCCCGAAAAAATTCTAGTTGCAGTCAAACAATATTGGGTGGTCGGGTCAAACTCCACATCCTCACGCTAA